The Muribaculum intestinale genome includes the window TCTAAATCCAACAATACATGCATGGCATGCGTTACATTTAAGTAATATTTCTCTGTAACATAAAATCAAGACAACTCTGACATGAAGAAAATCGTGATAATGGGCGCCACTTCGGGAATCGGAGAGCATGTAGCTGAATCGTTGGCTGCAACCGGATGGCGTGTCGGCGTGGCCGGGCGCAAGGTAGATCGAATGAAAGCCCTCAAAGAGATGTTTCCCGATTCTATCGAATGGGAAGCGATAGACATTACCAAGTCGGAAGCGCCACGCAAGCTATTGTCGCTTATCCGGAAAATCGGCGGTATGGACATCTATTTCCATGTGGCCGGAATCGGATTCTTTGACCCGAAGCTCGATATACAGCGGGAAGTGGACACGGCAGAGACCAATGTGGTAGGATTTACCCGAATGATAGACACCGCGTTCCATTATTTCCGTAATGTCGGCAAGGGGCACATTGCCATAATATCGTCGGTGGCGGGGACCAAAGGCATAGGCGAGATTGCGGCATATTCTGCGTCGAAGCGTTATCAGCAGAATTACATCGAGGCTCTGGAGCAGTTGTCGCGCATGCACGGACTTAAGATTGCGTTTACCGATATCCGACCGGGATGGGTGCGCACCCCGTTGCTCGACCCTGACCGCAAATATCCTATGACGATGAAGGAGGGCGAAGTTGTGCCGATGATTGTAAAGGCACTGAAGAAACGCACCCGAATCGCCGTCATTGACCGTCGGTGGGCTGCGGCAGTATTCTTCTGGCGTCTTATCCCCGGACGGCTGTGGGTAAAGATTCCCGTCACATTGTCGAAACCGGCTGAGAAACCCTCCGAAGTTGCCATGGCAGTGGAGCAGGCTGCAGATTAAGGGATTGATGTCCGACCATTGATGCCGGGCACGACATGCCACATAAGTAGAGTTACGCCTCTACAGCCTTCGAGAGCCGGTGTGATTATAAGAGCTTGTTTAATAATAAATGTTGCCGCCAGGGTCGTATAGCTTGAGTCGATTTTCGACATGTGCCGAAGGAGTGTACTTTATGTACATGACTGAGGGTCATGGCGAAAAGCGGCCAAGATATACGAGACAAAAGGTAGCTTTATAACCATTCAATCTCTTGCCTGCTTTAAAGCAAATGTAAAAAATATATTAACAATATGGGAAAAATTACCTCCAGTCGGTCATTCGCCGGCATCTTTCCACCCGCTCTTCGGTCGTTATGGAGCCCCATAACTCCCTCATCACACGCGAAAATCTGCTCGCCGACTGACCGCCCTGACGGTAACATTTATTATTAAACAAGCTCTAAATCTTGCCGGCTCTTATTTTGCTTATTGGTTCATGAATTATTAAATTTGCATTATTGTAAAACTGAAATCACCATGGACGCCCATCACGACAACCATCATCATATCGAAAATGACTCGCAGTTTGCGGGTCTTACAGTCAACAACGGAGTGGCCCAGCCGCCATCAGTCAATCCCTACCTGAAGGCCCGGCGCCGGCGACCGTTGCCGTCGGCCGGCGAACTCGTCGAAGGGATACTCCGAGGCGATGTCACTATGCTAAGCCGCGCTGTGACCATGGTCGAAAGCCTTTCTCCGGAACATCAGACAATCGCCCAGGAGGTGATTGAGAAATGTCTCCCCCACTCCGGCAACTCTCGGCGCATCGGCATAACGGGAGTGCCCGGTGCCGGAAAGTCGACCTCGATTGATGAGTTCGGGCTACATGTACTGAAAGATGGCGGCAGACTTGCAGTTCTCGCCATCGATCCCTCGAGCGAGCGCACAAAAGGCTCGATACTCGGCGACAAGACCCGAATGGAGCGTCTGTCGGTCAATCCCCATGCATTCATACGCCCCAGCCCGTCGGCCGGAAGTCTGGGGGGAGTGGCAAGAAAGACCCGCGAGACTATCGTGCTATGCGAGGCCGCCGGCTACAACAATATCTTCGTCGAAACCGTAGGCGTAGGCCAGAGCGAGACCGCAGTGCACTCTATGGTCGACTTTTTCCTGCTGATTCAACTTGCCGGCACAGGCGACGAACTGCAGGGAATAAAACGCGGCATCATGGAGATGGCCGACGGCATTGTAATCAATAAGGCCGACGGCGACAATGTAGACCGTGCGCGCCTGGCGCAGGCACAGTTTCGCAGCGCGTTGCAGCTTTTTCCTCCGTCGCCATCCGGATGGTCGCCCGATGTGCTCTGCTACTCCGGCTACTATGCTATAGGCATAGCAGAAGTGTGGGACATGATTGACCGATATTTCGACTATGTAAAGGCCAACGGCTACTTCGAGCGCAAGCGTAACGAGCAGGCGCGCTACTGGATGTATGAGACCATCGACGAGCAGTTGCGCCGCAACTTCTACACACGTCCCGACATCGAGGCCATGCTTTCCGACAAGGAGGCACGCGTGCTGGCCAACCGACAGTCGTCGTTCACCGCCGCTCGTGATATCCTCGACCACTACTATTCCGCCCTATAGCTATACCATTCGACACACAATAAAATGATTTAACGCCTATATGGAGCCAGTGTATGCTCCATATAGGCGTTTTTAGAAGTAATGGCGGGGACGCCGTTGTTGCTAGGCCGGTCTTGTCTTGAAAAACCGACACAACACCCTGCGCTGCACATCATCACGCATCGCCGCCATTGTCTCTACTATCTCGTCGGTAGTATCTCTTTCGCCATATCCATTAATGCTTTATCGGTTACCTTTGCCCCTAAAAAACGGAAGCCTTACCCACACCATTGGGGACACGCTCCAAATTTACGAAAATTCAGTATAGCAGTTACAGACTATTATTAATTGGAAATAAGATTAACAATCTACAATTAGCCAATTAAATATATTCCCCATTTCGTTTTACGCAATAAGTACGT containing:
- the meaB gene encoding methylmalonyl Co-A mutase-associated GTPase MeaB; this translates as MDAHHDNHHHIENDSQFAGLTVNNGVAQPPSVNPYLKARRRRPLPSAGELVEGILRGDVTMLSRAVTMVESLSPEHQTIAQEVIEKCLPHSGNSRRIGITGVPGAGKSTSIDEFGLHVLKDGGRLAVLAIDPSSERTKGSILGDKTRMERLSVNPHAFIRPSPSAGSLGGVARKTRETIVLCEAAGYNNIFVETVGVGQSETAVHSMVDFFLLIQLAGTGDELQGIKRGIMEMADGIVINKADGDNVDRARLAQAQFRSALQLFPPSPSGWSPDVLCYSGYYAIGIAEVWDMIDRYFDYVKANGYFERKRNEQARYWMYETIDEQLRRNFYTRPDIEAMLSDKEARVLANRQSSFTAARDILDHYYSAL
- a CDS encoding SDR family NAD(P)-dependent oxidoreductase, yielding MKKIVIMGATSGIGEHVAESLAATGWRVGVAGRKVDRMKALKEMFPDSIEWEAIDITKSEAPRKLLSLIRKIGGMDIYFHVAGIGFFDPKLDIQREVDTAETNVVGFTRMIDTAFHYFRNVGKGHIAIISSVAGTKGIGEIAAYSASKRYQQNYIEALEQLSRMHGLKIAFTDIRPGWVRTPLLDPDRKYPMTMKEGEVVPMIVKALKKRTRIAVIDRRWAAAVFFWRLIPGRLWVKIPVTLSKPAEKPSEVAMAVEQAAD